The window CACTTTATGTGCTTTCGCACTGTTATTTACATGGTGTCATGAAAGGTGTGTAAAAATCACCATTCCACTCTGTATGATTACTCTGTACACAATTGAGCTCTGTCAGCACATTTACACTGGCCTTATGGACCAGTAGATCTGACTGACATTTTTTTCGCTCACTCCAATGAAAGAGTGAACAGGAGGTTAACTCAGCTGCCACATCACACAGCAGGGATTTTACTCTACACACGGTGACCCTGTCATCGAATGAGAATCAGGGTGGCAGTGGAGGGGCTTTCAGCATATTATATTCATACTTTAATTATAATTATTACACTGCCATTTGCAGAATGAGAGCATGTGCAGCCTGGTTGTTGTAATTTATTACAGGCAGTTTACTGATAATACAACAATTTGCTGTCTGAggggatacaaaaaaaaagcttaatgtCAAAGCCTCCAGTAATGTAATATTTATGCCAGcctcatttaatttcaaaagTCAGACCTCTTTCACTGTCACATGTTAGTCAACGCTCTCCACCACAATTCAGAGCAATGTttaccccacccccaccccgcagacagagacacagagtttGCATCTTCTCTGCATTCCAATTCCCATTTGTTCATGTGAGTATGAGCTTGCATGCTTTGGATCAGCTTTAGCCCTTAACAGCATGGTATAGAAAAGGGATCTCTTTCTCGTTAGAAAGATAAAACTGTCCTAAAGTTTTACTTTAGCTAAATTGCAGTGCCTTTATTTTTGCTAGAAAACAGTACGTCAATAAACTTAGAGTAAGTTTATGTAAAGCAGAAACAGAAATGAGCACAATACCAGAAATGTTAGAAATCAGCTGAATTGAAACTTAACAGGAAAATCCAATTATACTCACAAATTATACTTTGTATCTTCCATTTCCCAAGGTGTTCTAGGTGGATTATTGCACAGAACCTGGGATGTATTCTTTGGTTTGAGGGTCAGGGCATGGACCTTCTGTCtatctatcaatcaatcaatcagatcAGCACTATAAAGCCACAGTACCAGTGAAAAGTCAAACCTACACCTCTGTTTTGAATGAGCAGGTGTGTCCAGTCTTTTGACAGTTTAAAATAAAGAATTAAACTGTCAGGACGGAGCAGAAATATCTATTACCCTGAGAAAAGCCTCAAGTATCCTTCTCCATCCTTCCTTCAATTAAAAACTGCTATATTATTAATATAACGAATGCTAGAAAAATCTACACTAACCTCTTAAGGAGTTTTATATTGTAGCTAACAGTAAACTCTCATTTGAGTTGTaagattaatttatttttgggtACACACAATTATGATAAAAGTAAAACACATTCAATCTCCACAGCAAAGAAGAATTATTCACAGGAACTATTTCTTTGCTGGAAGTGAAGTTTAGAGGGACTGGCCTATTTTAGTATTTAATAATAGTGCCAATTAAAAATCCATTCtcttcctttccctacactttTGTATGTGTTTTCTTGCCCACTGCATAATTTTACACTTCTCACATGTCAACACAGACATCACTTGTGTGTCTCACTCACTGCAGGCCTCCTTTGACAGTCTCTCTTGAAGCAGTGATTGAAGCAAGTGAATTTTAGCAAACTAGGATGCACCCAGCGAACTTGAGGAGAAAAGTGctaatgcagcagcagcaacagcaacagcacaGCACAGGCATATTACTTATCACAAGGTCAGCCAATCTCATCTTCCAACTCTGGCCTGTGTGGGGAGGAAGAAGAGAGGAAGTGGGAGGGGAGGTGTGGATGGGGTGGGTGTGCCTGCCCAAGTAGGGGTGGTAATCAAAGAGCTGAATACTCTGCTGTGTGTATGCCAGTGTGGCTTCCCTCTCACACGCTGTTGTATCCAAGTACTCACCTTGTGATCACATAGGGAGCAAAGCAGAGCATGAAAGTGCCGATGAAGGTGCTGATCTTCCTTGTTGCTCTCTGCCGTCGCCTCTTCTGCTCTTCCAGGCAACGCTGACGAACGCTGAGAGCAAAGACAGTTCAACTGGTTTATAATTAGTGAGGCGCATGATTAAGAAGTAGTGGGTGTACTTTTGTGCATTGCTGTTGTAAATGGTTAAATATCCTATGTGAGGAACCTGCAGAGGCAGAGCTGAGGTAAAACAAGTGGTTTATTCTAATACTGTTATATCATGCACAGTGAGGATCCCATCTTCAAGAATTTTTGTccaatctcttttttttgtaaatgtgtGACCTTCTGTGTGAACCTGAATGCACCATGACCATGATACCATGATGACCCATTGCTTCAAGTAATATTTTATAAAATGGAGGTCATCAGTGTGAATAATGACAAGCAAGATTTAGAATACCAGCATGTACCTCACTGTGTAAGCTTTACAACCAGGCTTACGCTGTCTGATATCTGCATGGCTCAATCTAACTCACATAGACAGACGAAACACTCATTTTAGCCATAATGTCAAGATAAATACAGTGACTGGTGACATTTATATATGATTTTATATGCTCTCTGAATGCTGAAGACATAATTCAAATGTCAACACAGAGTTGTCAAAGCATCATTAAGTGTACTGTTTTGTCTTGACCACAAACAAAGAAGAGGCATTTCAGGCTTTACAACCCAATGATAGTTGACTTGAACAGTTTGTTCTTTTATCTTTAAATTCTTTCCACTAAATTATATTCTCAAAATTGCACAGCTGTGTAAAAGCTCAAAATGTAAATCTACATTCACAAACTGAAAAAGGAACAAACTAATATCGAGAGTAGGAATAAGTTAAAGGAGCTCACCTGGGGTGTATATCCACCAGCAGCACCAAAGTTTGCATCGTAATAACGTCGATCCTCTTACAGTGAAACCGTGCCACTTTAAGGACTTTTAGGTATGTGAAACATAACACTATAAAAGACAGGAGAAAAGTAAAGGAGTGGAAAAATACGGTAAAGATAACAAACTGGGTCCGACTGCTCGCCCTCGGGTTGGACAGGGTGCAGGACGCATAGAGCCGGTGGTATCCCACCCAGGAGAGGCAAGTGGCCACCGTGGAGAAGGACATGGAGTGCACCCACGTGTACCCGAGCACAAATGCCGCGTCTTTGTGGCGCATTTTGGAGTGGTACCTCAGGGGGAACACCACCGCGATCCACCTGTCGATGCTCAGAGCTGCCATGCTCAGCATCGAGTTGGTGGACAGGAAGGTCTCCAGGAAGCCCACGATCTGGCAGAAGCCGTCTCCCCCCGGCTGAGCCTTGCTGACAAGTCCCACTAAAGTGAGTGGCATGTTGGACACCGTCAGCAACAAGTTGCAGAAGGTGAGGTTGAGATTGAACAGACCGGGGACCTGCTTGCGGATCTCCGGGTTGTACAGAAAGCAGATCAGCACCAGGACGTTGGACAGCAAAGACACTATAATGATAACAACCACCAACACAGAGAGAATTACATCCGCAGTGTCCATCCTGTGGGACCCGAAACTCACTTCTGCCCACTTTTTGTGCGCATATCCAGTCTTCTTGTGCAGCTGCAAAACTGCATTAATCACCCACCACAACCGTGTCCGTGCATCCCTAAACCTCTCCACCAGTGGAGATTCCCTTTTCCCTCCACTACATTGTCTCTGTACAGCAACGATGATCAGGAGGATTCCACCATTATAAGTATGTTGGGGGATTCGTATGGACGAGGTTCCCTGTTTCTCCTAAACTACAGGAAAGGAGCTCTCGCGCCAAAGCTGCTCTCTTCTGCCACTGCGTCttgcagtgatttttttttttttttttgtcgtccTGTGATGCGCTCTCTTCGTATCAACCCTCCGCGCACACAGCAGAGTGTATGGGCTACTTGATTTCTCCACCGTCTCCTCCGAGTTACAGCAAAACAAACACTATTATTAGCATATTTCAACTAAGACTTTTAGAGTTAAAGTGAAACTTCTATTGATGATGAAATTAAACTTAAtttcttaatttattttgatgttCAGTTTTATGTGAAACACATACACAGAattgcatacacacaaaatgagaAAATCAATGTTCCCATTACGACTTATTGTCCCTTAAACATCTTATCAAAGATATACAAAAAGCGACAACACAAACAATATGCTGCATATAAAAAGAACTGGAATGTTATaagttcttgaaataaaataaagtttaaaaaacaacactttttgAATGATCATTTCTTGCGCTCAAGCTCATTTCCAATGAAATTGATTGGGAGAAGAATATATTAATTCATGTTTAGGTGGCTGAGTCTGCCCTCATTCCTTTGAATCATCAGGCCGT of the Odontesthes bonariensis isolate fOdoBon6 chromosome 23, fOdoBon6.hap1, whole genome shotgun sequence genome contains:
- the LOC142373652 gene encoding G-protein coupled receptor 26-like, yielding MDTADVILSVLVVVIIIVSLLSNVLVLICFLYNPEIRKQVPGLFNLNLTFCNLLLTVSNMPLTLVGLVSKAQPGGDGFCQIVGFLETFLSTNSMLSMAALSIDRWIAVVFPLRYHSKMRHKDAAFVLGYTWVHSMSFSTVATCLSWVGYHRLYASCTLSNPRASSRTQFVIFTVFFHSFTFLLSFIVLCFTYLKVLKVARFHCKRIDVITMQTLVLLVDIHPSVRQRCLEEQKRRRQRATRKISTFIGTFMLCFAPYVITRIVELFPAVPINPRWGIVSKCLAYSKAACDPFVYSLLRHQYKKTCTDIINRLLKRSSLDASGRGPDYQGNSIPTAE